One window of Esox lucius isolate fEsoLuc1 chromosome 25, fEsoLuc1.pri, whole genome shotgun sequence genomic DNA carries:
- the cfap97 gene encoding cilia- and flagella-associated protein 97 isoform X1, translating into MYSPKELEGEVDHSFFDSDGDVEDSGIYKEQSINSEIGSKRSSLAKKETDTQPDAPQAKGIIGTKRSNAGTRDPSPLELIPQPATEEESQVVGAEDRSWSSSISSTKSEKDGSVEGEVSSIHSKISCDIRTASSAEEQEEGTDDDEDGYHQSQDESEEESGKPSGPRLIPGPKGTHHSHPKKPVRKLRHRSLSPSSSSSGSETDDSYSSGESSSSEPPLSVDMVHPGSPDPHPSLPTTQTFTSSSPRRRPPRLGSAADSKMLHPITVNATMEEEEDTVTDVTPLSTPDGSPVQSLNLGVGRNMMVVEAEYQGAGGVGVRQHQHQGTGGSAATGNLSSIPPEEEGGSCDPDLDLALLSRLGNDLTIHCPSRGGNRKNYSFNNDEVRHIDRENQRLLHQLSLRSRPRSTGATSTNSNSLRRSNGRGGGPPPARLYHSALNRQREQQRIEKENLAFLRRLESVRPTRGMKRAEQLADYQRHAGYLGIATPLPAMDRSSSKMERNTTGMSPGKSPRRGSTNHHQNARTSSTNTPTLLPRYASAEMSHS; encoded by the exons ATGTACAGCCCCAAAGAACTGGAGGGCGAGGTCGACCACTCGTTTTTTGACAGCGATGGTGATGTTGAAGACAGTGGCATTTACAAAGAGCAGAGCATTAACAGTGAAATAGGGAGTAAAAGAAGCTCTCTAGCTAAAAAGGAGACAGATACACAGCCAGATGCTCCCCAGGCTAAGGGCATTATTGGGACAAAGAGGTCCAATGCTGGGACTAGGGACCCCAGTCCTTTAGAATTGATACCTCAACCAGCGACAGAAGAGGAGAGTCAAGTCGTTGGGGCCGAAGACAGGAGCTGGTCTTCTAGCATATCCTCCACTAAATCAGAG AAGGACGGAAGCGTGGAAGGGGAGGTGTCCAGCATTCACTCTAAGATCTCCTGTGACATCCGCACTGCGTCGTCagcagaggagcaggaggaaggCACAGATGATGATGAGGACGGTTATCACCAGAGCCAAGACGAAAGCGAGGAAGAGTCGGGGAAGCCATCCGGTCCAAG GTTGATACCTGGACCCAAAGGGACACACCACAGCCATCCCAAGAAGCCTGTCAGGAAGCTTCGCCACAGGAGCCTGTCCCCATCTTCCAGTTCGTCTGGATCGGAGACAGACGACAGTTACAGCAGTGGGGAGAGTAGTTCGTCCGAGCCCCCTCTCTCTGTGGACATG GTGCATCCCGGAAGCCCAGATCCCCACCCCAGCCTCCcaaccacacagacattcacatcATCCTCTCCCAGACGAAGGCCACCCCGGCTTGGGTCGGCAGCAGACAGCAAAATGCTTCACCCCATCACCGTAAACGCCACcatggaagaagaggaggacacGGTGACTGACGTAACCCCACTGTCCACACCAGACGGCAGCCCAGTCCAATCCCTCAACCTGGGTGTAGGGAGGAatatgatggtggtggaggcGGAGTATCAGGGGGCTGGGGGTGTAGGTGTCAGGCAGCATCAGCATCAAGGGACTGGGGGGAGCGCTGCCACTGGTAATCTCAGCAGTATACCTCCGGAAGAGGAAGGGGGCTCCTGCGACCCAGATTTGGATTTAG CCTTACTCAGTCGCCTAGGGAATGACCTCACCATCCACTGCCCCAGTAGAGGCGGAAACAGGAAGAACTACTCGTTCAACAACGACGAGGTGCGGCACATTGACCGCGAGAACCAGAGGCTGCTGCACCAGCTGTCTCTCCGTTCACGACCTCGCAGCACAGGGGCAACCAGCACCAATAGCAACTCCCTGAGAAGGTCCAATGGACGGGGTGGGGGACCTCCTCCTGCCCGCCTCTACCACAGCGCCCTCAACCGGCAGCGTGAGCAGCAGCGCATCGAGAAAGAAAACCTG GCTTTCCTACGGAGGCTAGAGTCTGTGAGGCCCACCCGTGGCATGAAGAGGGCAGAGCAGCTGGCAGACTATCAGCGCCATGCAGGATACCTGGGCATCGCCACCCCTTTACCTGCCATGGACAGATCGTCATCCAAAATGGAGCGAAACACCACCGGAATGTCACCAG
- the cfap97 gene encoding cilia- and flagella-associated protein 97 isoform X3: MYSPKELEGEVDHSFFDSDGDVEDSGIYKEQSINSEIGSKRSSLAKKETDTQPDAPQAKGIIGTKRSNAGTRDPSPLELIPQPATEEESQVVGAEDRSWSSSISSTKSEKDGSVEGEVSSIHSKISCDIRTASSAEEQEEGTDDDEDGYHQSQDESEEESGKPSGPRLIPGPKGTHHSHPKKPVRKLRHRSLSPSSSSSGSETDDSYSSGESSSSEPPLSVDMVHPGSPDPHPSLPTTQTFTSSSPRRRPPRLGSAADSKMLHPITVNATMEEEEDTVTDVTPLSTPDGSPVQSLNLGVGRNMMVVEAEYQGAGGVGVRQHQHQGTGGSAATGNLSSIPPEEEGGSCDPDLDLALLSRLGNDLTIHCPSRGGNRKNYSFNNDEVRHIDRENQRLLHQLSLRSRPRSTGATSTNSNSLRRSNGRGGGPPPARLYHSALNRQREQQRIEKENLLSSGH, from the exons ATGTACAGCCCCAAAGAACTGGAGGGCGAGGTCGACCACTCGTTTTTTGACAGCGATGGTGATGTTGAAGACAGTGGCATTTACAAAGAGCAGAGCATTAACAGTGAAATAGGGAGTAAAAGAAGCTCTCTAGCTAAAAAGGAGACAGATACACAGCCAGATGCTCCCCAGGCTAAGGGCATTATTGGGACAAAGAGGTCCAATGCTGGGACTAGGGACCCCAGTCCTTTAGAATTGATACCTCAACCAGCGACAGAAGAGGAGAGTCAAGTCGTTGGGGCCGAAGACAGGAGCTGGTCTTCTAGCATATCCTCCACTAAATCAGAG AAGGACGGAAGCGTGGAAGGGGAGGTGTCCAGCATTCACTCTAAGATCTCCTGTGACATCCGCACTGCGTCGTCagcagaggagcaggaggaaggCACAGATGATGATGAGGACGGTTATCACCAGAGCCAAGACGAAAGCGAGGAAGAGTCGGGGAAGCCATCCGGTCCAAG GTTGATACCTGGACCCAAAGGGACACACCACAGCCATCCCAAGAAGCCTGTCAGGAAGCTTCGCCACAGGAGCCTGTCCCCATCTTCCAGTTCGTCTGGATCGGAGACAGACGACAGTTACAGCAGTGGGGAGAGTAGTTCGTCCGAGCCCCCTCTCTCTGTGGACATG GTGCATCCCGGAAGCCCAGATCCCCACCCCAGCCTCCcaaccacacagacattcacatcATCCTCTCCCAGACGAAGGCCACCCCGGCTTGGGTCGGCAGCAGACAGCAAAATGCTTCACCCCATCACCGTAAACGCCACcatggaagaagaggaggacacGGTGACTGACGTAACCCCACTGTCCACACCAGACGGCAGCCCAGTCCAATCCCTCAACCTGGGTGTAGGGAGGAatatgatggtggtggaggcGGAGTATCAGGGGGCTGGGGGTGTAGGTGTCAGGCAGCATCAGCATCAAGGGACTGGGGGGAGCGCTGCCACTGGTAATCTCAGCAGTATACCTCCGGAAGAGGAAGGGGGCTCCTGCGACCCAGATTTGGATTTAG CCTTACTCAGTCGCCTAGGGAATGACCTCACCATCCACTGCCCCAGTAGAGGCGGAAACAGGAAGAACTACTCGTTCAACAACGACGAGGTGCGGCACATTGACCGCGAGAACCAGAGGCTGCTGCACCAGCTGTCTCTCCGTTCACGACCTCGCAGCACAGGGGCAACCAGCACCAATAGCAACTCCCTGAGAAGGTCCAATGGACGGGGTGGGGGACCTCCTCCTGCCCGCCTCTACCACAGCGCCCTCAACCGGCAGCGTGAGCAGCAGCGCATCGAGAAAGAAAACCTG ctctcttcaggtcattga
- the cfap97 gene encoding cilia- and flagella-associated protein 97 isoform X2, with the protein MHEKGVQERTDYAALRGTGAQSPCRGDEVAHFHQLGSARKEFQDPIAKRGVKSQGPELRNKKDGSVEGEVSSIHSKISCDIRTASSAEEQEEGTDDDEDGYHQSQDESEEESGKPSGPRLIPGPKGTHHSHPKKPVRKLRHRSLSPSSSSSGSETDDSYSSGESSSSEPPLSVDMVHPGSPDPHPSLPTTQTFTSSSPRRRPPRLGSAADSKMLHPITVNATMEEEEDTVTDVTPLSTPDGSPVQSLNLGVGRNMMVVEAEYQGAGGVGVRQHQHQGTGGSAATGNLSSIPPEEEGGSCDPDLDLALLSRLGNDLTIHCPSRGGNRKNYSFNNDEVRHIDRENQRLLHQLSLRSRPRSTGATSTNSNSLRRSNGRGGGPPPARLYHSALNRQREQQRIEKENLAFLRRLESVRPTRGMKRAEQLADYQRHAGYLGIATPLPAMDRSSSKMERNTTGMSPGKSPRRGSTNHHQNARTSSTNTPTLLPRYASAEMSHS; encoded by the exons ATGCATGAAAAGGGAGTTCAGGAGAGGACTGACTATGCAGCCCTGCGAGGCACCGGTGCTCAGAGTCCGTGCAGAGGAGATGAGGTTGCCCATTTTCACCAGCTGGGGTCTGCTCGTAAGGAattccaggatccaattgccaagagaggtgttaagtcccagggtcctgagcttaggaacaag AAGGACGGAAGCGTGGAAGGGGAGGTGTCCAGCATTCACTCTAAGATCTCCTGTGACATCCGCACTGCGTCGTCagcagaggagcaggaggaaggCACAGATGATGATGAGGACGGTTATCACCAGAGCCAAGACGAAAGCGAGGAAGAGTCGGGGAAGCCATCCGGTCCAAG GTTGATACCTGGACCCAAAGGGACACACCACAGCCATCCCAAGAAGCCTGTCAGGAAGCTTCGCCACAGGAGCCTGTCCCCATCTTCCAGTTCGTCTGGATCGGAGACAGACGACAGTTACAGCAGTGGGGAGAGTAGTTCGTCCGAGCCCCCTCTCTCTGTGGACATG GTGCATCCCGGAAGCCCAGATCCCCACCCCAGCCTCCcaaccacacagacattcacatcATCCTCTCCCAGACGAAGGCCACCCCGGCTTGGGTCGGCAGCAGACAGCAAAATGCTTCACCCCATCACCGTAAACGCCACcatggaagaagaggaggacacGGTGACTGACGTAACCCCACTGTCCACACCAGACGGCAGCCCAGTCCAATCCCTCAACCTGGGTGTAGGGAGGAatatgatggtggtggaggcGGAGTATCAGGGGGCTGGGGGTGTAGGTGTCAGGCAGCATCAGCATCAAGGGACTGGGGGGAGCGCTGCCACTGGTAATCTCAGCAGTATACCTCCGGAAGAGGAAGGGGGCTCCTGCGACCCAGATTTGGATTTAG CCTTACTCAGTCGCCTAGGGAATGACCTCACCATCCACTGCCCCAGTAGAGGCGGAAACAGGAAGAACTACTCGTTCAACAACGACGAGGTGCGGCACATTGACCGCGAGAACCAGAGGCTGCTGCACCAGCTGTCTCTCCGTTCACGACCTCGCAGCACAGGGGCAACCAGCACCAATAGCAACTCCCTGAGAAGGTCCAATGGACGGGGTGGGGGACCTCCTCCTGCCCGCCTCTACCACAGCGCCCTCAACCGGCAGCGTGAGCAGCAGCGCATCGAGAAAGAAAACCTG GCTTTCCTACGGAGGCTAGAGTCTGTGAGGCCCACCCGTGGCATGAAGAGGGCAGAGCAGCTGGCAGACTATCAGCGCCATGCAGGATACCTGGGCATCGCCACCCCTTTACCTGCCATGGACAGATCGTCATCCAAAATGGAGCGAAACACCACCGGAATGTCACCAG